In one window of Silvanigrella paludirubra DNA:
- a CDS encoding UvrD-helicase domain-containing protein translates to MQATLEQVKVLEFTKNSQDDFKISAFAGAGKTSTLRMLAKEFNKLSFLYLAFNKDIKKEAEESFTRNVYCTTYHALARRAMQIDNSNYKNKLNLKLKTSEIVKILKVDQQDFCNPYSVLPIIKKTLANFKISSSFDFHESHIDLESIIELTGVPTEQSRIATFVYKMAKKYWQYETDCEKEFPMDHDTYLKMWHLADPKIDVDAIFFDEAQDANAVILDIVRMQNCRKIFVGDTHQKIYSWRGAVNAMESLKIPELSLTQSFRFGVNIAKFANIILKKKGEKRELLGFDKIQSKLGSIDETKKFTHLCRTNAELVMQAIFYASQNKKIYLMGTEAELFNRCKQAYLLFANKKDLLPINCEFKTYKSWNDFVAIAKGNRENNILVKVVLKFQEQLPQRIDEIKKYLANEKDANVILCSAHKSKGLQWEQVRIGSDFSFKIEEEQNLFYVASTRAIEVLDISNCENILKEII, encoded by the coding sequence ATGCAAGCTACATTAGAGCAAGTAAAAGTCCTTGAATTTACGAAAAACTCCCAAGATGATTTTAAAATCTCTGCTTTTGCAGGAGCAGGAAAAACCTCGACCTTAAGAATGCTTGCAAAAGAATTTAATAAATTGAGTTTTCTTTATCTTGCCTTTAATAAAGACATTAAAAAAGAAGCAGAGGAGAGTTTCACGAGAAATGTTTATTGTACAACTTACCATGCTTTAGCAAGAAGAGCTATGCAAATTGATAATTCAAACTACAAAAATAAACTTAATTTAAAATTAAAAACATCTGAAATAGTAAAAATATTAAAAGTTGATCAACAGGATTTTTGTAATCCTTATTCTGTTTTGCCTATTATTAAAAAGACTCTTGCGAATTTTAAGATATCAAGTTCGTTTGATTTTCATGAATCTCACATTGATTTAGAATCCATAATTGAGTTAACAGGAGTACCTACAGAACAATCAAGAATAGCAACATTTGTATATAAAATGGCTAAAAAATATTGGCAATATGAAACAGATTGTGAAAAAGAATTTCCAATGGATCACGATACATATTTAAAAATGTGGCACTTAGCGGACCCAAAAATTGATGTTGATGCGATATTTTTTGATGAAGCGCAGGATGCTAATGCAGTAATTTTAGATATTGTTCGTATGCAAAATTGCAGAAAAATATTTGTCGGCGATACACACCAGAAAATTTATTCTTGGAGAGGTGCAGTAAACGCTATGGAATCTCTTAAGATTCCTGAATTGTCTCTAACGCAAAGTTTTCGTTTTGGAGTTAATATAGCTAAATTTGCAAATATTATTTTAAAGAAGAAAGGGGAGAAAAGGGAACTACTTGGATTTGATAAAATCCAATCTAAATTAGGAAGTATTGATGAGACAAAAAAATTTACTCACCTTTGCAGAACTAATGCGGAATTAGTCATGCAAGCTATATTTTACGCTAGTCAAAATAAGAAAATTTATCTGATGGGAACTGAAGCTGAGTTATTTAATCGCTGTAAACAGGCTTATTTATTGTTTGCAAATAAAAAAGATTTACTGCCTATCAATTGTGAGTTTAAAACATACAAAAGCTGGAATGATTTTGTTGCTATTGCAAAAGGAAATCGTGAAAATAACATCTTAGTTAAAGTGGTTCTAAAGTTCCAAGAGCAATTGCCTCAACGGATTGATGAGATTAAAAAATATTTGGCCAATGAAAAAGATGCTAATGTTATTCTCTGTTCCGCCCACAAGAGCAAAGGTTTACAATGGGAACAAGTTAGGATTGGCAGTGATTTTAGTTTTAAGATAGAAGAAGAGCAAAACCTCTTTTATGTAGCTAGTACAAGAGCTATAGAAGTTTTGGATATATCAAATTGTGAAAATATTCTCAAAGAAATTATTTAA